The window ACGACCTCGAAACGGCCCGCGAACTCAATGCTACCGTACACGCGCACTTCAAGGAGACGCAGGTGTACCGCATCGACCACTACCTGGGCAAAGAGACCGTCCAGAACCTGCTCGCGTTCCGGTTCTCGAACCCGATGTTCGAGTCGGTATGGAATCGGGACCGGGTGGAGAATGTGCAGATCACGGTGGCGGAAGACCTCGGCGTGGGGACGCGCGCCGGCTACTACGATCAGTCCGGCGCCATGCGAGACATGATGCAGAACCACCTCACGCAACTCCTGACGCTGACGGCCATGGAGGCGCCGGCCGCCTTCGAGGCCGATGCCATCCGCGACGAAAAGGTGAAAGTCCTCCGCTCGATCAAGAAGATCCGGGCGCGCGATGTCATCTTCGGGCAATACGACGCCACGCAGAATAACGGCCATTCCACGCTCGGTTACCACGAGGAGGACGGCGTCGCGAAGGACTCGAAGACCGAAACGTTCGTCGGCCTGCGGCTCCACATCGACAACTGGCGCTGGGAAGGCGTGCCCTTCTACCTCCGCACCGGTAAGCGGCTGCGCAAACGGGTCACCCAGATCATCGTGAACTTCAAGATGCCCCCGGTGTCGCTGTTCCAGACGTTCGAGGGCTGCCATCTCCACTCGAACACGCTGGTCATGACGCTCCAGCCAGACGAGGGGTTCGTGCTCTACTTCGACGTCAAGCAGCCTGGCCAGGGCATGAACCTCCAGCGCCAGGCGCTCAAATTCCGCTACTCGGATAAGTTTGGTCCCTTGCCAGACGGCTACGAGACGCTGCTCAACGACGTGATCACGAACGACCAGACGCTGTTCGTCCGCGCCGACGAGGTCGAGGCCGCCTGGCGTCTCTACGAACCGCTCCTCGAGCTGCCGATCCCCCGGTACGGCTACGAAAGCGGCGACTGGGGCCCACAGGAAGTCCACCAGCTGCTCGCCGAATACGGTCATCGGTGGGTGACGGGGTGAGATGGTTGGCAGGTTGCAGGTTGGCAGGTTGGCAGGTTGGCAGGTTAGATTCAATAAGTGACGTTACGGAGTGACGACCAGAAACGGGTAAAAATGCCGGTTTTCAAACCGTAGAGACGCAAAATTTTGCGTCTCCTTGCAGGCCCCGCGTAACGTCAGTCAATAACATAGCGCGCCCGATTCCTTGACAAGGCCCCTCCTCGGATCGAGGAGGGGCAACTTCTGATATCGAGGATTCGATATCAGAATGGGGAGGTGTCGCTTCCAGCGAGTAGACCCATGTCTTTAAACGTCTCCCCCGATAAAGAAACCCTCAGCCGGCGCGCCGCCGAAGCCGTGGCCGCGCTGATTCGCCATGCCGTCGACCAGCGCGGCCGGTGCACGATCGCCATGGCCGGCGGGAGCACGCCCCATCGGCTGTACGAGATCCTGGCCACCGACATTCGCGACGACATCCCCTGGGAACGAGTCCATTTGATCTGGGGGGATGAGCGCCACGTCCCGCTCGATCATCCCAAAAGCAACTTCCGCATGGCCCGCGAGGCGTTGCTGGAGCGCGTCCCGCTCCTCCCGGATCACATCTACCCGACCCCCATCACCGGCGACCCCGCCGCCGACGCGGCCGCCTACGCCGCCACGATCGACACCCTCCTGGTGCCCGACTCCGGCCGGCTCGACCTGGTGCTTCTCGGCCTCGGAGACGACGGCCACACGGCCTCCCTGTTCCCGGGTTCGCCCGCCCTCGCGGAGACCACACGCACCGTCGTGGCCGCCCCCGCGCCCGTCGATCCCCGCCAGCGGATCACGCTCACGTTCCCGGCGATCAACCGGGCGCGCAACGTCTTTTTCCTCGTCGCCAGCGCCGACAAAGCCCCGGCACTAGCCTGTGTGTTTGGCAAACCGGGCGGCGTGGCGGAGTGCCCGGCGAGTCGTGTGCAGCCGGCCGGTG of the Rhodothermales bacterium genome contains:
- the zwf gene encoding glucose-6-phosphate dehydrogenase encodes the protein MNGSSAEPHLFVVFGGTGDLMRRKLLPALYHLANKYQLGSQFKILGVARSTEYDDVSYRQFAAEALNEFIGTQDGKSNGWCNECLYFQSIQKGEAKDFVALRARIEAIEAENGLPGNRVFYLALGPTAFPSTIAGLGESGLNDSQGWTRLVIEKPFGHDLETARELNATVHAHFKETQVYRIDHYLGKETVQNLLAFRFSNPMFESVWNRDRVENVQITVAEDLGVGTRAGYYDQSGAMRDMMQNHLTQLLTLTAMEAPAAFEADAIRDEKVKVLRSIKKIRARDVIFGQYDATQNNGHSTLGYHEEDGVAKDSKTETFVGLRLHIDNWRWEGVPFYLRTGKRLRKRVTQIIVNFKMPPVSLFQTFEGCHLHSNTLVMTLQPDEGFVLYFDVKQPGQGMNLQRQALKFRYSDKFGPLPDGYETLLNDVITNDQTLFVRADEVEAAWRLYEPLLELPIPRYGYESGDWGPQEVHQLLAEYGHRWVTG
- the pgl gene encoding 6-phosphogluconolactonase; this translates as MSLNVSPDKETLSRRAAEAVAALIRHAVDQRGRCTIAMAGGSTPHRLYEILATDIRDDIPWERVHLIWGDERHVPLDHPKSNFRMAREALLERVPLLPDHIYPTPITGDPAADAAAYAATIDTLLVPDSGRLDLVLLGLGDDGHTASLFPGSPALAETTRTVVAAPAPVDPRQRITLTFPAINRARNVFFLVASADKAPALACVFGKPGGVAECPASRVQPAGGELVWWMDEAAAACLEL